In Dioscorea cayenensis subsp. rotundata cultivar TDr96_F1 chromosome 9, TDr96_F1_v2_PseudoChromosome.rev07_lg8_w22 25.fasta, whole genome shotgun sequence, a genomic segment contains:
- the LOC120269208 gene encoding probable protein phosphatase 2C 59, whose amino-acid sequence MGYLNTVVPAASASQVNGSSASGGGLSQNGKFSYGYASSAGKRSSMEDFYETRIDGVDGELVGLFGVFDGHGGVRAAEYVKQNLFSNLIKHPKFITDTKSAIADAYNHTDSEFLKSENNQNQNRDAGSTASTAILVGDRLLVANVGDSRVVISRGGTAIAVSRDHKPDQTEERQRIEDAGGFVMWAGTWRVGGVLAVSRAFGDRLLKQFVVADPDIQEEVIDGSLEFLILASDGLWDVVTNEEAVAMVKPIEDPEQAARTLMQEAYQRGSADNITCVVVRFLVNKNNNSHHESGHRNNVKQENNTMTHRELESGSYRQRNSGHN is encoded by the exons ATGGGGTACCTGAATACTGTGGTGCCAGCAGCAAGTGCTTCACAAGTTAATGGCTCTTCTGCTAGTGGTGGTGGTCTCAg CCAGAATGGTAAGTTCAGCTATGGATATGCAAGCTCTGCAGGCAAGAGATCTTCAATGGAAGACTTTTATGAAACAAGAATCGACGGTGTCGATGGCGAACTCGTCGGTTTATTCGGTGTTTTCGATG GACATGGCGGTGTTCGTGCCGCAGAATACGTCAAACAGAATCTCTTCAGCAATCTGATCAAACATCCAAAATTCATAACTGATACTAAATCAGCAATAG CTGATGCATACAATCATACAGACTCAGAGTTTCTGAAATCCGAGAACAATCAGAATCAGAATCGAGACGCCGGTTCAACTGCTTCTACTGCTATTCTCGTCGGTGATCGATTGCTAGTTGCTAATGTCGGAGATTCAAGAGTTGTTATAAGCAGAGGAGGAACAG CTATTGCTGTTTCAAGAGATCACAAGCCTGATCAAACAGAAGAAAGACAGCGCATCGAAGATGCAGGTGGATTTGTAATGTGGGCTG GAACATGGAGAGTTGGTGGAGTTCTCGCTGTTTCCCGTGCTTTCGGTGACCGACTTCTTAAGCAATTTGTTGTTGCTGATCCTGATATTCAG GAAGAAGTAATTGATGGATCATTGGAATTTCTTATTCTTGCAAGTGATGGATTGTGGGATGTTGTCACAAATGAG GAGGCTGTTGCAATGGTGAAGCCAATTGAAGATCCAGAACAAGCAGCAAGAACATTGATGCAGGAAGCATATCAAAGAGGAAGTGCAGATAACATAACTTGTGTCGTAGTCCGTTTTCttgttaacaaaaataataattctcaTCATGAATCAGGTCACAGAAATAATGTGAAGCAAGAAAACAATACAATGACTCACCGGGAACTCGAATCGGGTTCGTATCGGCAAAGAAATTCAGGTCATAACTGA
- the LOC120268366 gene encoding prefoldin subunit 1: protein MAEETSRTAFVELQGRIIETTAKLKQVQNQMRGKEGEKKRAYLTLEELRQLPDDTKTYKSIGKMFVLEPKSLLMNEQEEKFKDSESAITSLQTSKEYFEKQMAEVENNLRELLQQDPGLARQIMSMSVG, encoded by the exons ATGGCGGAAGAGACGAGCAGGACG GCCTTCGTTGAGCTCCAGGGCCGTATAATTGAGACTACCGCAAAGCTTAAGCAG GTGCAAAATCAGATGCGCGGTaaggaaggagaaaagaaaCGTGCATATTTAACTTTGGAGGAACTACGACAACTTCCCGATGATACAAAGACATATAAATCTATTG GCAAAAT GTTTGTTTTGGAACCTAAATCCCTTTTGATgaatgaacaagaagaaaagttCAAGGACAGTGAGAGTGCTATAACCTCATTGCAG ACTTCAAAGGAGTACTTTGAGAAGCAGATGGCAGAGGTAGAGAATAATTTAAGAGAATTGTTGCAACAAGATCCTGGTCTTGCTCGCCAGATTATGTCAATGTCTGTGGGCTAG
- the LOC120268995 gene encoding nucleotide-sugar uncharacterized transporter 2-like: protein MLCSRKVMNFLVRKDVRKILKRKDSDAGERGKEIEDLRASLFSELRTSEGAKRLQQRICGPTVSLTFNFLVSVGIILMNKLVLGKVGFNYPIFLTFIHYIVSWFLMAILNALSLFPASPPSKTTPYSSLLALGLVMSLSTGLANVSLKYNSVGFYQMAKIAVTPTIVLAEFMLFRKTVSYQKVLALSIVSVGVAIATVTDLEFHFFGACIAVAWIIPSAINKILWSNFQQKENWTALALMWKTTPITVFFLVAMMPWLDPPGVLSFNWSFRNTVAIVMSAVLGFLLQWSGALALGATSATSHVVLGQFKTCVILLGGFLLFNSIPGRTSIFGVIIALSGMSLYTYLNLLDSHKQTAKLGSRQSSFTALPKSKLSKENGESTDRNCNSENV from the exons ATGCTGTGCAGCCGGAAAGTGATGAACTTTCTGGTGAGGAAGGACGTGAGGAAGATCTTGAAGCGCAAGGACAGTGATGCCGGGGAGAGAG GTAAAGAGATAGAAGACCTGCGAGCTTCGCTTTTCAGTGAGTTAAGGACTTCGGAAGGTGCCAAGCGTCTGCAACAACGAATTTGTGGTCCGACAGTGTCACTGACCTTCAATTTCTTGGTCTCTGTTGGTATAATCCTGATGAATAAGCtg GTGCTTGGAAAAGTTGGTTTTAATTATCCCATCTTCCTCACATTCATTCACTACATTGTGAGCTGGTTTTTAATGGCAATATTGAATGCATTGTCCCTTTTTCCAGCATCACCTCCGTCGAAGACCACTCCTTATTCTTCTTTATTGGCCCTTGGGCTTGTCATGTCTCTCTCAACTGGGCTTGCCAATGTTAGTTTAAAGTACAACAG TGTGGGTTTCTACCAAATGGCTAAGATTGCTGTCACGCCGACAATTGTTCTGGCGGAATTTATGCTTTTCAGAAAAACAGTTTCGTATCAGAAG GTCCTAGCACTGAGTATTGTGTCAGTTGGAGTAGCGATTGCCACTGTTACCGACCTTGAGTTTCACTTCTTTGGCGCATGTATTGCAGTGGCGTGGATAATTCCTAGTGCTATCAATAAGATCTTATGGTCCAATTTTCAGCAGAAGGAGAACTGGACTGCTTTAGC TTTGATGTGGAAAACAACACCGATCACTGTTTTTTTCTTGGTGGCCATGATGCCTTGGCTCGATCCTCCGGGTGTTCTGTCATTCAATTGGAGTTTCCGCAACACAGTAGCCATAGTTATGTCAGCAGTCCTCGGTTTTCTGCTTCAGTGGTCCGGTGCTTTGGCTCTCGG AGCAACCTCAGCGACATCTCATGTTGTCCTCGGTCAGTTTAAAACATGTGTAATCCTTCTCGGTGGCTTCCTTTTGTTCAATTCAATACCCGGCAGGACGAGCATCTTTGGAGTCATTATCGCTCTGTCCGGTATGTCTTTGTACACATACCTCAATTTGCTAGACTCTCACAAACAAACGGCAAAACTGGGATCTCGGCAGTCATCTTTCACGGCATTACCGAAATCTAAACTGAGCAAAGAGAACGGGGAATCTACAGACCGAAATTGCAACTCTGAAAATGTATGA
- the LOC120268997 gene encoding putative peptidyl-tRNA hydrolase PTRHD1 has translation MVSILPVRFPLCPCFARANVRSSFLLSRAGARVRVSRLLLARAMSADSTAAVEGGREGEGCGEEVKEEVVQYVVLRRDLVDTWPMGSVVAQGCHAAVAAVWAHRDHPDTVAYCSDANLDSMHKVTLEVKGEAQIRNLSEKLKVNGIDHKLWIEQPENIPTCIATRPYPRSQVVSFFKKLKLCK, from the exons ATGGTTTCGATCCTGCCCGTTCGTTTCCCATTATGCCCCTGCTTCGCACGTGCCAACGTTCGTTCCTCGTTTCTTCTCTCCCGCGCCGgagctagggttagggtttccagACTTCTCCTCGCGAGAGCCATGAGCGCCGATTCCACGGCGGCGGTGGAGggaggaagagaaggagaaggttgCGGAGAGGAAGTGAAGGAAGAGGTGGTGCAATATGTGGTGCTTCGGCGAGACCTGGTGGACACGTGGCCGATGGGAAGCGTGGTGGCGCAAGGATGTCACGCCGCCGTGGCCGCCGTATGGGCTCACCGTGATCACCCGGACACCGTCGCATACTGCTCCGACGCCAACCTTGACTCCATGCACAAG GTGACTTTGGAAGTGAAGGGAGAGGCTCAGATTCGGAATTTATCGGAGAAGCTGAAGGTGAACGGCATCGATCACAAGCTGTGGATCGAACAGCCGGAGAACATTCCAACCTGCATTGCCACCAGGCCTTATCCAAGATCACAAGTGGTCTCATTCTTCAAAAAACTCAAGCTTTGCAAGTGA
- the LOC120268998 gene encoding plant intracellular Ras-group-related LRR protein 6, with the protein MAQIDTYNTTYGKQYYYVLTCFKTSLYEGCVLCIQSIPESLAARMLNVVVLDLHSNQLQALPNSIGCLSKLKILNVSGNLLKSFPKTIEDCRALEELIANFNQLNKLPETMGFELTNLRKLSVNSNKLAFLPQSTSHMTNLRVLDARLNCLHCLPDDLENLIRLEVLNVSQNFHYLHSLPYSIGLLTSLLELDISYNKITVLPDSISCLTKLHKFHAEGNPLVSPPVEVVDHSIDAVREYLITRMNGVPTGKPSAKKTAWLSRLVKCGSFNGGMGVNSRPGVYEHNGFLLTDYRSIVGIASPRHAGMFSPRRLFSPRRFSPWR; encoded by the exons ATGGCACAAATTGACACATACAATACAACTTATGGaaaacaatattattatgttttaactTGTTTCAAAACTAGCCTTTATGAGGGGTGTGTGTTATGTATCCAGAGCATACCGGAGTCTTTGGCTGCGCGTATGCTGAATGTTGTAGTGCTGGATCTGCATTCGAACCAGCTGCAAGCTCTCCCGAACTCCATTGGATGTCTTTCCAAGCTAAAGATTCTTAATGTATCTGGAAACCTTCTCAAGTCCTTCCCAAAGACGATCGAGGATTGCCG GGCTTTAGAAGAACTTATAGCTAACTTCAATCAGCTGAACAAACTCCCAGAAACCATGGGTTTTGAGCTCACAAACCTCAGGAAGCTCTCCGTGAACTCCAACAAGCTCGCATTCCTTCCCCAATCCACCAGCCACATGACCAACCTCCGTGTCCTTGATGCCCGCCTCAACTGCCTCCATTGTCTCCCTGATGATCTCGAGAATCTCATCCGACTCGAGGTCCTCAATGTCAGCCAAAACTTCCACTACCTCCATTCTTTACCTTACTCCATTGGCCTCCTCACCTCGTTGCTCGAACTCGACATAAGTTACAACAAGATAACCGTTCTGCCAGACTCTATCAGCTGCCTCACCAAGCTTCACAAGTTCCACGCAGAAGGCAACCCCCTTGTGAGCCCTCCGGTGGAGGTTGTGGACCATAGCATTGATGCTGTGCGTGAGTACTTGATTACCCGCATGAATGGCGTACCCACCGGCAAGCCCTCAGCAAAGAAAACGGCCTGGCTCAGTAGGCTGGTGAAATGCGGGAGTTTCAATGGTGGAATGGGTGTGAATAGCCGGCCTGGAGTATATGAGCACAACGGCTTCCTGCTCACTGATTACCGTTCTATTGTAGGCATTGCATCACCCCGGCATGCCGGGATGTTCTCCCCCCGCCGTCTCTTCTCTCCAAGGAGATTTTCACCATGGAGATAA
- the LOC120268994 gene encoding calcium-transporting ATPase 5, plasma membrane-type has product MEQRRSGFSPLRSFRPRDEERGGSWGGGGGDEIQSSSDTFDIPSKNAPIERLRRWRQAALVLNASRRFRYTLDLKKEEEKEQIRRKIRAHAQVIRAAFLFKEAGEKEGPGTSGGTPALPIGNYGIGMEQLTAMTRDHDFSALQEYGGVKGLSNLLKTNLDKGISGDDSELLRRRNAFGANTYPRKKGRSFWVFLWESWQDLTLVILMIAAVISLILGIKTEGIKEGWYDGASIAFAVILVIVVTAVSDYRQSLQFQNLNDEKRNIRLEVIRGSRRVEVSIFDLVVGDIVPIKIGDQIPADGILISGHSLAIDESSMTGESKIVHKDKKAPFLLSGCKVADGYGTMLVTAVGINTEWGLLMASISEDNGEETPLQVRLNGVATFIGIVGLTVAVLVLIVLLARYFTGHTKNPDGSVQFVSGHTSAKAAINGAVKVLTVAVTIVVVAVPEGLPLAVTLTLAYSMRKMMADKALVRRLAACETMGSATTICSDKTGTLTLNQMTVVAAYVGGKKIDPPDNSEQLSSTASTLLIEGIAQNTTGNVFVPETGGAIEVTGSPTEKAILSWGVKLGMKFYDARSQSSILHVFPFNSEKKRGGVAVHVGGSEVHVHWKGAAEIVLAACTSWLDADGSIQKMNDKMDTFKRFIEDMAAESLRCVAFAYRLYELEKVPNEEERDSWSLPEDDLVLLAIVGIKDPCRPGVRDAVQLCTKAGVKVRMVTGDNLQTAKAIALECGILDSEFSATEPNLIEGRAFRALSDKEREAIADKISVMGRSSPNDKLLLVQALRRKGHVVAVTGDGTNDAPALHEADIGLAMGIQGTEVAKESSDIIILDDNFASVVKVVRWGRSVYANIQKFIQFQLTVNVAALIINVVAAVSSGNVPLNAVQLLWVNLIMDTLGALALATEPPTDHLMERPPVGRREPLITNIMWRNLLIQALYQVVVLLLLNFGGRSILHLKNETREHADKVKNTFIFNSFVLCQIFNEFNSRKPDQMNIFKGITKNHLFIGIIAITLILQAIIVEFLGKFTSTVRLNWKLWLVSIGIAFVSWPLALIGKLIPVPEIPLAEYFQRCCQKKNRQENMEDVNGDENRQK; this is encoded by the exons ATGGAGCAACGAAGGAGTGGTTTTTCGCCGTTGAGGTCTTTTAGGCCGCGGGATGAGGAGCGGGGTGGCTCCTGGGGTGGTGGTGGAGGGGATGAGATTCAGTCCTCGTCGGATACTTTTGATATCCCTTCCAAGAATGCTCCTATTGAAAGACTCCGGAGATGGAGG CAAGCAGCACTCGTGTTGAATGCATCCCGCCGTTTTCGATATACTCTGGATTTGAAaaaagaggaagagaaggaaCAAATAAGGAGGAAGATACGTGCACATGCTCAAGTGATTCGG GCTGCGTTTCTTTTCAAGGAGGCCGGGGAGAAGGAAGGACCAG GTACTTCTGGTGGAACACCGGCCCTTCCTATTGGTAATTATGGAATTGGAATGGAACAACTTACTGCAATGACTAGGGACCATGATTTTTCTGCTTTGCAAGAATATGGAGGG GTCAAAGGGCTGTCAAATTTGTTGAAGACAAATTTAGATAAGGGAATAAGTGGAGACGATTCTGAGTTGTTACGGAGGAGGAATGCATTTGGGGCAAATACATATCCCCGAAAGAAAGGCAGAAGTTTCTGG GTTTTCCTGTGGGAATCTTGGCAAGATCTAACACTAGTAATCCTTATGATAGCTGCTGTTATATCTTTGATTTTGGGTATAAAGACTGAG GGTATTAAAGAAGGATGGTATGATGGTGCAAGCATTGCGTTCGCTGTTATCCTTGTTATAGTTGTGACAG cTGTCAGCGACTACAGGCAATCACTGCAATTCCAAAATCTGAATGATGAGAAGCGAAATATAAGGTTGGAG GTAATAAGAGGAAGCAGAAGGGTTGAGGTGTCAATATTTGATCTGGTTGTTGGTGATATTGTTCCTATAAAAATAGGTGACCAG ATACCGGCTGATGGAATTCTAATCTCTGGACATTCCCTTGCCATTGATGAATCAAGTATGACTGGGGAGAGCAAAATT GTTCACAAGGATAAAAAGGCACCTTTTTTGTTGTCAGGATGCAAAGTTGCTGATGGTTATGGTACAATGCTG GTGACTGCTGTGGGAATCAACACTGAATGGGGTTTATTGATGGCTAGCATATCTGAAGATAATGGCGAAGAAACTCCTCTTCAG GTGCGCTTGAACGGTGTTGCTACATTTATTGGCATAGTAGGACTGACTGTTGCTGTTTTGGTTTTGATAGTGCTTCTGGCTAG ATACTTCACTGGACACACCAAGAATCCTGATGGGTCCGTTCAATTTGTAAGTGGTCATACGAGTGCAAAAGCTGCGATAAATGGAGCTGTCAAAGTCTTGACTGTTGCA GTAACAATTGTGGTGGTTGCTGTACCTGAGGGACTTCCATTGGCTGTGACTTTGAC GCTTGCATATTCAATGAGGAAGATGATGGCTGACAAGGCTCTG GTGCGAAGACTTGCAGCTTGTGAAACAATGGGGTCAGCTACGACAATATGTAGTGACAAAACTGGAACTTTGACCCTGAATCAG ATGACTGTTGTAGCAGCTTATGTTGGTGGTAAGAAGATAGATCCTCCAGATAACTCTGAACAATTATCTTCTACTGCATCAACTCTTTTGATTGAAGGAATTGCACAAAATACAACGGGCAATGTGTTTGTTCCTGAG aCTGGAGGAGCTATCGAAGTTACTGGCTCACCTACTGAGAAAGCTATTCTTTCATGGGGTGTCAAG CTGGGAATGAAGTTTTATGATGCAAGATCACAATCCTCCATCCTTCATGTGTTTCCATTTAATTCGGAGAAAAAACGGGGTGGAGTTGCAGTCCATGTG GGAGGCTCAGAAGTTCATGTGCATTGGAAAGGGGCTGCTGAAATAGTTCTTGCCGCATGTACAAGCTGGCTTGATGCTGATGGCTCGATTCAAAAAATGAATGACAAG ATGGACACATTTAAAAGATTTATTGAAGATATGGCAGCTGAGAGCCTTCGATGTGTTGCATTTGCTTATAGATTGTATGAATTGGAAAAGGTTCCAAATGAGGAAGAGAGAGATTCGTGGTCCTTGCCTGAGGATGATTTGGTTCTGCTTGCTATTGTGGGAATAAAG GATCCTTGCCGGCCCGGTGTTAGAGATGCTGTACAACTATGCACAAAAGCGGGTGTGAAG GTACGCATGGTCACTGGAGATAATCTTCAGACAGCTAAGGCCATAGCTTTGGAATGTGGAATTTTAGATTCAGAATTCAGTGCCACAGAGCCAAATCTTATAGAGGGTAGAGCGTTCCGTGCATTGAGTGACAAAGAAAGGGAAGCCATTGCTGATAAAATATCG GTGATGGGGAGATCATCTCCTAATGATAAGCTCCTGCTTGTCCAAGCATTGAGGAGGAAGGGTCATGTTGTAGCTGTTACTGGTGATGGAACCAATGATGCTCCTGCACTACATGAG gCAGATATTGGTCTTGCAATGGGAATTCAAGGAACAGAAGTTGCTAAGGAAAGCTCAGATATTATTATCCTGGATGATAATTTTGCATCTGTCGTAAAG GTTGTTCGCTGGGGTCGTTCTGTGTATGCAAATATTCAGAAATTTATCCAGTTCCAGCTCACTGTCAATGTTGCTGCCTTGATTATCAATGTTGTTGCTGCTGTTTCTTCTGGAAATGTTCCTCTGAATGCTGTTCAG CTTCTCTGGGTCAACCTCATCATGGACACTTTAGGTGCCCTTGCACTGGCAACAGAGCCACCAACGGATCATCTTATGGAAAGGCCTCCTGTTGGTCGAAG GGAACCACTTATAACAAATATCATGTGGAGAAATTTACTTATTCAG GCTTTATATCAAGTGGTGGTCCTTCTCTTGCTTAACTTTGGTGGCCGGAGTATCCTGCATTTGAAGAATGAAACCCGAGAACATGCTGACAAAGTGAAGAACACCTTCATATTTAATTCATTTGTCTTATGCCAG ATATTCAATGAGTTCAATTCACGGAAACCAGATCAGATGAATATCTTTAAAGGAATCACAAAAAATCATCTCTTTATTGGGATCATTGCCATAACATTGATCTTGCAG GCTATAATTGTCGAGTTCCTTGGAAAGTTCACTTCTACTGTCAGGCTTAACTGGAAGCTTTGGCTCGTTTCAATCGGCATTGCTTTCGTCAG CTGGCCATTGGCATTAATTGGGAAGCTCATTCCAGTTCCTGAAATTCCATTAGCTGAATATTTTCAGCGGTGTTGTCAGAAAAAAAACCGTCAAG AAAACATGGAGGATGTGAATGGAGATGAAAATAGGCAGAAGTAA